The following coding sequences are from one Arcobacter nitrofigilis DSM 7299 window:
- a CDS encoding DUF748 domain-containing protein, with the protein MKNNLFLKILLSILMIYSLLGFFLIPYIAKDQIIKNLDNLLIYKSKLEKVSFNPYTLDLKLDGFSISNKDEKLIGFKSLNIDFSLLKSIHEYHISFKKISLIKPYINIIQDESGNINLASLLKPQETKTETKTETKTETKTTDKNSSIPEFKITKAQIINGDFLFTQIFNSKKTITNIHNFNYTFYDLGTFKNSLASHSLNTIINKDTKLFIDGGLRLIPFKMYGNIKLENLHANEYLGYTKDLLNFTIDNPTLNLKLGYKLDTSKNIELNIDKANLKIKDLNIVKDKETLAGLKSLDLTNLNIDYTKQKIDIDNITLNKLFANISSSKKSELNIDNLINSSHTPTSNTKKEETTNNKPWLVNLNSFALNNSSFSYDDKKNKNTIDAKEINVLLKKLSVLDNDITVDESTFETKNIKIDNKAANTKIEAKDIQINLHKFLKAKDKVKLSSVDIPNPYASVILGKDENTKEKVLKEKKENIKSEKSTTYLDIGPVNIKNAQLLFEDKSLKVPFKTNITKLNGDFSELNSKSSKPTELKLIGKIDNYGYTKITGIVDLNDIKILTDVNLIFKNIAMKSFTPYSDKFVGREVKQGKLNLNLHYNITKSNLKAQNSVIIDKIELGKMIDKNKGSNLPLELGIALLEDSDGIIDIDLPISGNLDDPQFSVAPIIWKVFTNLIIKSVASPFSLLASILGVSEDSIKKVEFVYGESNLIDSEKETLDNIAKAFAKRPNLALKVEPAYDKIKDKIALQDIKLEGLISEKSKSIKTGDKYLLALESIYNGQVSLKELKAKSMIKENDKMVLDKKSYTAKIKALILPKIDISKKELESLANNRIVSIKKYLLEEHKITDNRLFINPEIKVLDDIKAKYVEFPLAIDIKKK; encoded by the coding sequence ATGAAAAATAATCTTTTTCTTAAAATTTTATTATCTATTTTAATGATTTATTCTCTCTTAGGTTTCTTTTTGATACCTTATATTGCAAAAGACCAAATAATCAAAAATCTTGACAATTTACTTATTTATAAAAGTAAATTAGAAAAAGTAAGTTTCAATCCATATACCTTGGACTTAAAACTTGATGGTTTTTCTATATCAAATAAGGATGAAAAATTAATAGGATTTAAAAGCCTTAATATTGACTTCTCTCTTCTTAAATCAATCCACGAATATCATATTAGTTTTAAAAAAATAAGCCTAATAAAACCTTATATAAATATTATTCAAGATGAAAGTGGAAATATTAATTTAGCATCTCTTTTAAAACCACAAGAAACAAAAACTGAAACAAAAACTGAAACAAAAACTGAAACAAAAACAACAGATAAAAACTCTTCAATTCCAGAGTTTAAAATCACAAAAGCCCAAATAATAAATGGAGATTTTCTTTTTACTCAAATATTTAATTCTAAAAAAACCATAACAAATATACATAATTTTAACTATACTTTTTATGACTTAGGTACTTTCAAAAACTCTTTAGCATCTCATAGTCTTAATACGATTATAAACAAAGATACAAAACTATTTATTGATGGAGGATTAAGACTTATACCCTTTAAGATGTATGGAAATATCAAACTTGAAAATCTTCATGCCAATGAGTATTTAGGATATACAAAAGACTTATTAAACTTTACTATTGATAATCCAACTTTAAATTTAAAGTTAGGATATAAACTTGATACAAGTAAAAATATAGAACTAAATATAGACAAAGCAAATCTTAAAATAAAAGATTTAAATATTGTTAAAGACAAAGAAACACTTGCCGGTCTAAAAAGTCTTGATCTTACAAACTTAAATATTGACTACACAAAACAAAAAATAGATATTGATAACATAACTTTAAATAAACTATTTGCTAATATATCTTCATCTAAAAAAAGTGAATTAAATATTGATAATTTGATAAATAGTTCCCATACACCCACTAGTAATACAAAAAAAGAAGAAACTACAAATAACAAACCTTGGTTAGTTAATTTAAACTCTTTTGCCTTAAATAATTCCAGTTTTTCTTATGATGATAAAAAAAACAAAAATACAATAGATGCCAAAGAGATAAATGTATTATTAAAAAAGTTATCTGTTTTGGATAATGATATAACTGTTGATGAATCAACTTTTGAAACAAAAAATATAAAAATAGATAATAAAGCAGCTAACACAAAAATTGAAGCTAAGGATATACAAATAAATCTACACAAATTTCTAAAGGCTAAAGATAAAGTAAAATTATCAAGTGTAGATATTCCCAATCCATATGCTTCAGTAATATTGGGAAAAGATGAAAATACTAAAGAAAAAGTTTTAAAAGAAAAAAAAGAAAATATAAAAAGTGAAAAATCAACTACCTATTTAGATATAGGTCCTGTAAATATTAAAAATGCTCAATTATTATTTGAAGACAAAAGTTTAAAAGTACCCTTTAAAACTAATATTACAAAGTTAAATGGTGATTTTTCAGAACTTAACTCAAAAAGTTCAAAACCAACAGAGTTGAAACTTATAGGTAAAATTGACAATTATGGTTATACAAAGATTACAGGAATTGTTGATCTTAATGACATAAAAATACTTACAGATGTAAATCTTATTTTTAAAAATATAGCTATGAAAAGTTTTACTCCCTATTCAGATAAATTTGTGGGAAGAGAAGTTAAACAGGGAAAATTAAATTTAAACTTACATTACAACATCACAAAATCTAACCTCAAGGCTCAAAATAGCGTTATTATTGATAAAATTGAACTTGGGAAGATGATTGATAAAAACAAAGGTTCAAATCTACCTTTAGAACTTGGAATTGCTTTATTAGAAGATTCTGATGGGATTATTGATATTGATTTACCTATTAGTGGAAACTTAGATGATCCACAGTTTTCTGTAGCACCAATAATTTGGAAAGTATTTACAAATCTTATTATTAAATCAGTTGCTTCTCCTTTTTCACTTTTAGCCTCAATTTTAGGTGTTAGTGAAGATTCTATAAAAAAGGTTGAATTTGTTTATGGTGAAAGTAACTTAATTGACTCAGAAAAAGAGACTTTAGATAATATTGCTAAAGCTTTTGCAAAACGTCCAAATCTTGCTTTAAAAGTTGAACCTGCATATGATAAAATCAAAGATAAAATTGCCTTACAAGATATAAAATTAGAAGGATTAATCTCTGAAAAAAGTAAAAGTATAAAAACTGGTGATAAATACTTATTAGCCTTAGAATCTATATATAATGGGCAAGTTTCACTTAAAGAATTAAAAGCAAAATCAATGATAAAAGAAAATGACAAAATGGTATTAGATAAAAAATCTTATACTGCTAAAATAAAAGCGCTCATATTACCAAAAATAGATATTTCTAAAAAAGAATTAGAAAGCTTAGCAAATAATAGAATAGTGTCAATTAAAAAGTATCTTTTAGAAGAGCACAAGATTACAGACAACAGACTATTTATCAATCCTGAAATAAAAGTCTTAGATGATATTAAAGCAAAATATGTTGAGTTCCCTTTAGCA
- the dapE gene encoding succinyl-diaminopimelate desuccinylase, whose product MNIIELFQKLLRFKSLTPDDDGAFDFIEEYLGDTWTCIKVDMEGVKNRFYYKKFNDKKQHLCFAGHIDVVPVGQGWEIDPFAADIIDGVISARGAQDMKSGDAAFLYACKHAQDFDGTLSILMTSDEEGEGTYGTIKMLEHLKEIDFIPNYAVVAEPTCEEVFGDAIKVGRRGSINGYITIKGKQGHAAYPEKCINPVHNFASILPKLAGHNLDDGDEYFAPSKMVITDIRGGMEVTNVTPNELKLMFNVRNSTNTTRESVEEFIHENLKDLEYEFKTTQGSFPFVTNKESKVVKAMENSIKEVLGVTTKHSTHGGTSDARYFGAFGIEAIEFGVINDTIHSIGERTTVKEVEGLTAVYEDLIKNF is encoded by the coding sequence ATGAATATTATAGAATTATTTCAAAAATTATTAAGATTTAAATCACTTACACCTGATGATGATGGAGCTTTTGATTTTATTGAAGAGTATCTTGGGGATACTTGGACTTGTATCAAAGTTGATATGGAAGGTGTAAAAAACAGATTTTATTATAAAAAGTTCAATGATAAAAAACAGCACTTATGTTTTGCAGGACATATTGATGTGGTACCTGTAGGGCAGGGTTGGGAAATAGACCCATTTGCAGCTGATATAATAGATGGAGTAATAAGTGCAAGAGGTGCCCAAGATATGAAAAGTGGAGATGCTGCTTTTTTATATGCTTGTAAACATGCCCAAGATTTTGATGGAACCTTAAGTATTTTGATGACAAGTGATGAAGAGGGTGAAGGAACTTACGGAACTATCAAAATGCTTGAACACCTAAAAGAGATAGATTTTATACCAAATTATGCAGTTGTAGCAGAGCCAACTTGTGAAGAGGTTTTTGGTGATGCTATAAAAGTAGGAAGACGTGGAAGTATAAATGGATATATTACTATAAAAGGTAAACAAGGACATGCAGCATATCCAGAAAAATGTATAAATCCAGTTCATAATTTTGCCTCAATTTTACCAAAACTAGCAGGGCATAACTTAGATGATGGCGATGAATACTTTGCCCCATCAAAGATGGTAATAACTGATATAAGAGGTGGTATGGAAGTTACAAATGTAACACCAAATGAATTAAAACTTATGTTCAATGTAAGAAATTCAACAAATACTACAAGAGAGTCTGTAGAAGAGTTTATACATGAAAATCTAAAAGATTTAGAATATGAGTTTAAAACAACACAAGGCTCTTTTCCTTTTGTGACAAATAAAGAATCAAAAGTAGTAAAAGCTATGGAAAATTCTATAAAAGAGGTTTTAGGAGTAACAACAAAACACTCAACCCATGGAGGAACAAGTGACGCCAGATATTTTGGAGCTTTTGGAATAGAAGCCATAGAGTTTGGTGTTATAAATGATACTATTCATAGTATTGGTGAGAGAACAACAGTTAAAGAAGTAGAAGGGTTAACTGCTGTTTATGAGGATTTGATTAAGAACTTTTAA
- a CDS encoding ORF6N domain-containing protein translates to MESLAQTIIHDKIYELRGLKVMLDSDLATLYEVETRRIMEQVNRNIEKFPNDFMFQLTKDEFENLKSQNATSSWGGTRKLPHVFTEQGVYMLATVLKSKVATEVTINIMRTFTKLREFALTYKDIVIELKNLKEDLKLNKNQTIENTKHIKTAFTGNFLLKQNRIY, encoded by the coding sequence ATGGAAAGTTTAGCTCAAACAATAATTCACGATAAAATATATGAATTACGCGGACTAAAAGTTATGCTAGATAGTGATTTAGCGACTCTTTATGAAGTTGAAACAAGAAGAATAATGGAACAAGTTAATCGTAATATAGAAAAATTTCCTAACGATTTTATGTTTCAATTAACAAAAGATGAATTTGAAAACTTGAAGTCGCAAAATGCGACATCAAGTTGGGGCGGTACAAGAAAACTTCCTCATGTATTTACTGAGCAAGGCGTCTATATGCTTGCAACTGTATTAAAAAGCAAAGTTGCTACAGAAGTTACTATAAATATCATGCGTACCTTTACAAAGCTTAGAGAGTTTGCACTTACATATAAAGATATAGTAATAGAGTTAAAAAATCTAAAAGAAGATTTGAAACTAAATAAAAATCAAACAATAGAAAATACTAAACACATCAAAACAGCCTTTACAGGAAACTTTTTGCTAAAGCAAAACCGTATATACTAG